One window from the genome of Pristiophorus japonicus isolate sPriJap1 unplaced genomic scaffold, sPriJap1.hap1 HAP1_SCAFFOLD_272, whole genome shotgun sequence encodes:
- the LOC139247548 gene encoding zinc finger protein 324B-like, producing the protein MDATLQAGERMDATLQAGERMDAMLQAGERMDATLQAGETMDATLQAGERMDAMLQAGERMDAMLQAGERMDAMLQAGERMDGTLQAGETVDATLQAGERMDATLQAGETMDGTLQAGETVDATLQAGERMDATLQAGERMDAMLQARERMDATLQAGERMDATLQAGERMDATLQAGETMDGTLQAGETMDGTLRAGETVDTTLQAGETVDATLQAGERMDATLQAGERMDATLQAGETVDTTLQAGETVDTTLRAGEPSPAQRSSDPSFTCTFCGNTFSRSHSLQQHLRIHAGEHAFAQTSYVRTIASASRQPVKAGERLFVCDVCGQRFTIASFLARHQRGHTAQPPLECDLCGQTFASADNHRRHRLNHARETTDRCEVCGGRFPGPQCLARHRRTHLQPEPHLCAHCGLSFSRLHYLQWHQRIHVRGNGGGLGGQRVTSTSPTRKISPLEAAGGPAGGPGGAAGSGGGPGGKGGGEGGWRSQSPGTHDLEHPPAADGAAFICDVCGDDFVRWRDLQSHQRLHRPVTLGT; encoded by the exons ATGGACGCCACGCTCCAGGCCGGAGAGAGGATGGACGCCACGCTCCAGGCCGGAGAGAGGATGGACGCCATGCTCCAGGCCGGAGAGAGGATGGACGCCACGCTCCAGGCCGGAGAGACAATGGACGCCACGCTCCAGGCCGGAGAGAGGATGGACGCCATGCTCCAGGCCGGAGAGAGGATGGACGCCATGCTCCAGGCCGGAGAGAGGATGGACGCCATGCTCCAGGCCGGAGAGAGGATGGACGGGACGCTCCAGGCCGGAGAGACGGTGGACGCCACGCTCCAGGCCGGAGAGAGGATGGACGCCACGCTCCAGGCCGGAGAGACGATGGACGGGACGCTCCAGGCCGGAGAGACGGTGGACGCCACGCTCCAGGCCGGAGAGAGGATGGACGCCACGCTCCAGGCCGGAGAGAGGATGGACGCCATGCTCCAGGCCAGAGAGAGGATGGACGCCACGCTCCAGGCCGGAGAGAGGATGGACGCCACGCTCCAGGCCGGAGAGAGGATGGACGCCACGCTCCAGGCCGGAGAGACGATGGACGGGACGCTCCAGGCCGGAGAGACGATGGACGGGACGCTCCGTGCCGGAGAGACGGTGGACACCACGCTCCAGGCCGGAGAGACGGTGGACGCCACGCTCCAGGCCGGAGAGAGGATGGACGCCACGCTCCAGGCCGGAGAGAGGATGGACGCCACGCTCCAGGCCGGAGAGACGGTGGACACCACGCTCCAGGCCGGAGAGACGGTGGACACCACGCTCCGTGCCGGAGAGCCCAGCCCGGCCCAGCGTTCCTCCGATCCCTCCTTCACCTGCACCTTCTGTGGCAACACTTTCAGCCGCTCCCACTCGCTGCAGCAACACCTGCGGATACACGCTGGCGAGCACGCCTTCGCCCAGACCAGCTACGTGCGCACGATCGCCTCGGCCTCCCGCCAGCCGGTGAAGGCAGGCGAGAGGCTGTTTGTCTGCGACGTGTGTGGCCAGCGTTTCACCATTGCCTCCTTCCTGGCCCGGCACCAGAGGGGCCACACCGCCCAGCCCCCGCTGGAGTGCGACCTGTGCGGCCAAACCTTCGCCTCGGCCGACAATCACCGCCGGCACCGGCTGAACCACGCCCGGGAGACCACCGACCGCTGCGAGGTGTGTGGGGGCCGCTTCCCGGGGCCCCAGTGCCTCGCCCGCCATCGCCGTACTCACCTGCAGCCCGAGCCGCACCTGTGCGCCCACTGCGGGCTCAGCTTCAGCCGCCTGCACTACCTGCAGTGGCACCAGCGTATCCACGTCCGGGGCAACGGCGGGGGTCTCGGGGGGCAGCGTGTCACCTCCACCAGCCCCACCCGCAAAATCTCCCCGCTCGAGGCTGCCGGGGGTCCCGCGGGGGGTCCGGGAGGGGCAGCAGGCAGTGGAGGTGGTCCGGGAGGGAAGGGGG GAGGAGAGGGCGGCTGGAGGAGTCAGAGCCCCGGGACTCACGACCTCGAGCACCCCCCAGCAGCAGACGGAGCGGCGTTTATCTGCGACGTGTGCGGTGATGACTTTGTTCGATGGCGAGACCTACAGAGCCACCAGCGGCTGCACCGACCTGTGACCTTGGGGACATGA